Genomic window (Kribbella jejuensis):
AGGCGAGCGGGGTGTTCAGCCCGTTGACGCTCGGCGTCCCGGCGGCGGCGGTGAAACGCGGCTCGCCGGCCGGGTTGGCGGCGTTCGGGTAGGTCGCGAAGTAGTGGTCGAACGCCACGTTCTCCTGAAAGATCACTACCAGGTGCTTGATCGGGGTGCTGGTCGGCGCACCCTGGTCGTGGCCGAGGGCGACGGCCGGGACGGCTGCCGCGGCCACCAGGGCCGCGGCGAGTCCGGCGACCAGGGGAAGTCGGCGTTTGCTGCGGAGGGACACGTTCCAACTCCTTCGGGCTCGAGGCCGGGAGTCACCGGGACAGTGACTCGTCGGCCCGCCAAGCCTCCCCCCGCTCGCCGCCTTGCGAAACCCCTCAACCGAAAACTCCTGGCGATCAGCAGGATTTTCCCTACGGCTCTCGGCTGCCGCTCACTGACGGCCGCCCTCGATCGGCCGTCCGCGCTGCGCCACGCCCGGACCGCCGTACGGGTAGTCCGCCGCACCCGGGTCGCTCGCCTCGTCGAGCTTCGCCGTCTCCTCGGCCGTGAGGTGCAGGTCCGCCGCGGCGAGGTTGTCGTCGAGCTGGTCGATAGTCCGCGCGCCGAGGATCACCGACGTCATCGCGGGCCGGTCGACCAGCCACGCGAGCGCGACCTGCGCCATCGAGATCCCGCGCGCTTCGGCGATCTCGCGGACCGCGTCGACGACGTCCCGGACCCGCTGGTTCCGGCTGCGGCGGTACCACGACTCGACACCGCGGTCCGGGTTCTCGCCGAGCCGCGTGCTGCCGCTCGGCTCCTCGTCGAACGAGTACTTCCCGGTCAGCCAGCCGCCACCGAGCGGCGACCACGGCAGCAGACCGAGCCCGTTCTCCTGCGCGGCCGGGACGATCTCCCACTCGATCTCCCGGACGAGCAGGTTGTACTGCGGCTGCAGCGTCACCAGTGGCGACCACCCGCGGTACGCGATCAGGTCACACGCCTTCTGCAACTGCCAGCCGGTGAAGTTCGACAGGCCGCCGTACAGGATCTTGCCGGCCCGGACCGCGTCCTCGAGGAAGCTGAGCGTCTCCTCGAGCGGCGTGATCGGGTCCCAGGCGTGCAACTGGTACAGGTCGACGTGGTCGACGCCGAGCCGCTTGAGCGACGCGTCGAGCGCGCGCCGGAGGTGCCGGCGGGACGTACCGACGTCGTTCGGCCCGTCACCGGTCGGGAAGCGGCCCTTGGTGGCGAGCACCACGTCGCTGCTCGTCTTCGCCAGCCAGCGGCCGATGATCTCCTCGGAGACGCCGGCCGAGTACACGTCGGCGGTGTCGACGAAGTTCCCGCCGGCCTCCACGTACCGGTCCAGCTGCGCGTGCGCACCGGCCTTGTCGGTCTCGCTGCCGAACGTCATGGTGCCGAGCGCGTACGTCGAGACAACTGCACCACTCGCGCCCAGGGTGCGATATTCCACGATGGCTCCCTCTCGTCAAACTGTCTGAACCGAAGACTACGGTGGCCGGTATGAAGACAAGCGAAGTGCTCCTCGACGGCCACAGCCGGATCCAGGAGGTCCTGCACGACATCGTGACCGGCCTCGACGACAAGACACTCGCCACCCGGCCCGGTGACTCGGCCAACTCGATCGCCTGGCTGGTCTGGCACCTGACCCGGGTGCAGGACGACCACCTGGCGGATGCCGGTGGTTATGAGCAGGTCTACACCGCCGACGGCTGGTTCGAGCGGCTCGGCCTGCCCCTGGACGCCGCCGACACCGGGTATGGGCACAGCTCCGAGCAGGTCGCCCTGGTCAAGCTCTCCGCGGAGCAACTGCTGGGGTACTACGACGCCGTGCACGCGCGCACCGTCGAGTTCCTGAAGACCGTGACCGACCAGAGCCTGGACCGGATCGTCGACCGCCGGTGGAACCCGCCGGTCACGCTCGGGGTGCGGCTGGTCAGCGTGATCGACGACTGCGCCCAGCACGCGGGCCAGGCGGCGTACGTGAAAGGTCTGCTCAGCTGAAGGTGGTCTGCCAGAGCGAGGTGCCGGCGATCAGGTAGAGCTTGTGGTCCGGCATCAGCACGGCTGCGGTGGGTTGACCGTCGGGACCGTCGGAGTCCTGCACGGTCCAGTGTCCGTCCCGCCCGCTGACCACCTTCACTTTGTTGTCCTGGGCAATCACCTGGACGATCTTGCCGTCGTCGATCACCGGCGGCGGCAGCTTGTCCTTGTCCCCCACCGGGATCGACGGCACGCCCTGCAGACGTTTCGCCGTACCGGACGCGTCGAGTTGCCAGATCGCCAGCTGACCGTCGACGTACCCGGAGATCACGCAGTCCTTGGTGCAGGTAGCGGAGATCGCCTGGCTGCGGCCGCCGGGATCCGGCAGCACGATCCGCTTCCAGCCGGTGTTGAGCTTGGCCGACTGCCACACGGTGGCCTCCTGGGCGACCACGCCCGACGCGAGGCGGACCTGCGAGCCGACGAGCACGATGCTCTCGCCGAGAGTCGTGCCGGAGCTCGGACCGACCAGCAGCGACGGCGTGCTCTGCAGGACGGTCTTCGCCGGGCTCTGCCGCGTCCACTTGCCGTCGGCCTGCGGCAGCCAGACCATCGCGTCGTTGCCCGTCTCGACGCCACCCCAGGAGCCGAGGAGCGCGCTGCCGCTCGGGGTGATGACGGCGCTGTACAGGTCGCCGGCGTCCTGGCCGCCGAAGGTGAAGAAGTTCTGCGGATGCTCGATCAGGCCGGTCCGCGGCGTGCCGGTCCAGACCGTCCAGCGGGTATTGGAGTGCGCGCCGCCCGCCGCGCCGCCGAGCGCGAGCAGCTGCTTGCCGTCGTACGCGATCGAGTACCAGATCGCTTCGAACGCGTACGGGCTGGCCGGGTTGGGCTTGACCGCGATCGGCGTACGGGTCCCGTTCTCGAGGAGCTGGAGCTCGGGGACGACCTTGGCGCCGCGGTGCCGCAGGCCGATCAGCAGTTGGTTGTCGTGGCCGGTGAGCGTGACGGGCTCGGCCGGGCCGACGTCGACCTTCGTCCACGCCACCGGCTGCGGTTTGTCGTCGCTCGCTTTGGCGCTGCAGGCGGTGACGGTCGCGAGGAGGAGCATCGCGACCACCGTGACGCGGCGCATGTCAGCGGCTCTGCGGCAGCTTGGTCGTCCGCTTCCGGGCGGTGCGCGGCGCGGACGGCGGCGGGACGACCGGGCCGATGTCGCCGTCCGGTGCGGTGTCGAGATCGACGATCACCGGGGCGTGGTCGCTCGGACCGGTGCCCTTGCGGGCCTTGCGGTCGATCCACGCGGCCTTCACCCGCTCGGCGACCCCGGGAGTGGCGAGCATCAGGTCGATCCGCATGCCGAGGTCCTGGTGGAACATGCCGGCGCGGTAGTCCCAGTAGCTGAAAATGCGCTTGTCCGGCCAGCGGTCGCGGACCACGTCGTGCAGGTCCTTCGCCGCCATCAGCTCCGCGAGCGCCTCCCGCTCGGGCCGGGTCACATGCGTCTGCCCGACGTACGCCGCGGGGTCGAAGACGTCGGCGTCGGTCGGGGCGATGTTCATGTCACCGCAGACGATCTGGTCGTCCGGGCCTTCGGCGACGACCTCCGCGAGAGCGGCCAGCCAGGCGAGCTTGTAGTGGTAGTGGTCCGAGTTGGGCACGCGGCCGTTCGGCACGTAGAGCGAGTGGATCCGGATACCACCGCAGGTCGCGGCGACGGCCCGGGCCTCCGGCTTCGGGAAGCCCGGCGCGCCGGCGACGCCTGTCACCACGTCCTCCAGCCCGACCTTCGACAGCAGCGCCACACCGTTCCACTGCAGCTCGCCGTACAGGCCGGTCTCGTAGCCGCGGTCCGTCAGCTCGGCACCGAGCAGTTTGGTGAAGGCGTCGTCCGCCAGCTTGGTCTCCTGCAGGCACACGACATCCGGCTGCCGCTCGTCGAGCCAGTCCAACAGCCGCGGCATCCGCTGCTTGACCGAGTTCACATTCCACGTCGCCACTCGCATCCGACCAAGGTAGCGGCAGCCACCGACCATTTTCAGTCGAGGACCGGCGCCCGCCAGATCAGAGTGTGCAGGACGTCGGTGTTCGGCCGTTCGACGCTGTTGTTGTGCTTGGGTTTGTCCTTGCGTCCCCAGGCGTCGTTGCCCAGCCAGGGCGGTACGCCGAACGGCAGGTCACGGGCCGGAATCGGCGCGTAGTCCGACTCCGCGAACTTCGTGCCGTAGTTGGGGCCGGTGTTGTCGCCGTCCGGATCCGGCGTCACGATCCCGCGCAGCTCGGTGATCGCCGCGCGCCAGCTGTCGAGCAGCACCTTGGGACTGCGGCTCGACGGGTGCGGTACCTCGAAGACCGGTACGGCGGGCTTGCCGGCCCACAGGTGGACGGCCGACTTGGCCTGGACGCCGAACGCGACGATCGCCTGCAACGGCGGACCGGTGATCAGCTCGAGCAACGTGTTACGCCAGGCCAGCTGGTCGGGCCTGGAGAGCAACGGCATCGCCTGCTGCGCCCGGGCCGGGATCAGCGCGTACGAGTACGCGTTGACCAACGTGTAGCTCCGGGTCAGGCCTAGTTTGGTCAGGAACCCCTGTACGCGTTGACCGGCGTCACCGACGAGCGTCCGCCCGGCGACACGCTCGGTCGGCCCGGGGTCGGACGCGACCGCCAGCAACCGCGCCGTACCGTCGAGCCGGCCGCGGTAGAACACCGGCCCCCAGTCGTACCAGAAGAATTTCCGGAAGTCCGCGTAACTGGGAACATTCCCGAAGTGCTCGGCCACCGCAACCGGCGGACCCGGATCGAAATCACCCATCGAACTGCCACCCCCTTGGCGATACGCTCGTGAAACAGGGGCGGCACGGGGGATTCTACGGGAGGGTGGGCCATGTTTGTACTGCGTGGAACCGTGGTCACGATGGCGCACGACGGGGCGGTTCTTCCCGGGGGTGCGGTGTATGTCGGCGACGACGGTCTGATTGCGGCGGTCACCCCGCGGGACGCCGTACCGGCCGGGTTCGAGAATGCGCCGCGGATCACCACGGGTGGATTGATCTATCCCGGGATGATCGATTTGCACAATCATTTGATGTACAACAGCCTGCCGTTGTGGACCGAGCCCGCCCGCAAGGTTCCGTGGACGTCGCACAATCAGTGGGGCGGCGCACCGACGTACAGCTCGCGGATCAGCCAGCCCGCCCGGCTGCTCGGCGCGGCCGCGGGTAGGGCGCTGCTGCGGTACGTCGAGACCCGCGCGATCGTCGGCGGTACGACGTCGATCCAGGGGAATCCGCGCGGCGCCGTACCGCCCGACAACGACCTGGTGCGCAACGTCGACTCCGAGAAACTCGGCACGCACGAGGATTTCGTCCGGGTCAGCACGTTGGTGGCCGACAACGCGGCAGCCCTCGCGCCGTACGCCACTGCCGTCGCGGCGGGTCGTGGATTCATCGCGCATTCGGCCGAAGGGTCGGATCCGAAACTGCGCTCGGAGTTCCGGT
Coding sequences:
- a CDS encoding aldo/keto reductase codes for the protein MEYRTLGASGAVVSTYALGTMTFGSETDKAGAHAQLDRYVEAGGNFVDTADVYSAGVSEEIIGRWLAKTSSDVVLATKGRFPTGDGPNDVGTSRRHLRRALDASLKRLGVDHVDLYQLHAWDPITPLEETLSFLEDAVRAGKILYGGLSNFTGWQLQKACDLIAYRGWSPLVTLQPQYNLLVREIEWEIVPAAQENGLGLLPWSPLGGGWLTGKYSFDEEPSGSTRLGENPDRGVESWYRRSRNQRVRDVVDAVREIAEARGISMAQVALAWLVDRPAMTSVILGARTIDQLDDNLAAADLHLTAEETAKLDEASDPGAADYPYGGPGVAQRGRPIEGGRQ
- a CDS encoding mycothiol transferase codes for the protein MKTSEVLLDGHSRIQEVLHDIVTGLDDKTLATRPGDSANSIAWLVWHLTRVQDDHLADAGGYEQVYTADGWFERLGLPLDAADTGYGHSSEQVALVKLSAEQLLGYYDAVHARTVEFLKTVTDQSLDRIVDRRWNPPVTLGVRLVSVIDDCAQHAGQAAYVKGLLS
- a CDS encoding exodeoxyribonuclease III — translated: MRVATWNVNSVKQRMPRLLDWLDERQPDVVCLQETKLADDAFTKLLGAELTDRGYETGLYGELQWNGVALLSKVGLEDVVTGVAGAPGFPKPEARAVAATCGGIRIHSLYVPNGRVPNSDHYHYKLAWLAALAEVVAEGPDDQIVCGDMNIAPTDADVFDPAAYVGQTHVTRPEREALAELMAAKDLHDVVRDRWPDKRIFSYWDYRAGMFHQDLGMRIDLMLATPGVAERVKAAWIDRKARKGTGPSDHAPVIVDLDTAPDGDIGPVVPPPSAPRTARKRTTKLPQSR
- a CDS encoding uracil-DNA glycosylase family protein — translated: MGDFDPGPPVAVAEHFGNVPSYADFRKFFWYDWGPVFYRGRLDGTARLLAVASDPGPTERVAGRTLVGDAGQRVQGFLTKLGLTRSYTLVNAYSYALIPARAQQAMPLLSRPDQLAWRNTLLELITGPPLQAIVAFGVQAKSAVHLWAGKPAVPVFEVPHPSSRSPKVLLDSWRAAITELRGIVTPDPDGDNTGPNYGTKFAESDYAPIPARDLPFGVPPWLGNDAWGRKDKPKHNNSVERPNTDVLHTLIWRAPVLD